In Paludisphaera rhizosphaerae, one DNA window encodes the following:
- the thiC gene encoding phosphomethylpyrimidine synthase ThiC translates to MTQIEMARQGVISPEMEHVARREKLSPELIRSEVARGRMIIPANKVHLKLGLEPMAIGVKATCKINANIGNSAVTSNVDNELAKLKLAVDLGADTVMDLSTGGKIDAIRQAIIAASPVPIGTVPMYQAIQQVKKVEDLTEEDLLANIEHQAAQGVDYMTLHIGILRDYIPLTAHRLTGIVSRGGALMAQWMIAHNKENPLYTRFDDICDIMRQYDVSFSLGDSLRPGCIADASDAAQFAELKTLGDLTRRAWARGCQVMVEGPGHVPMDQIAMNMEKQAVECDEAPFYVLGPLVTDIAPGYDHITSAIGAALAGWHGASMLCYVTPKEHLGLPEVEDVRQGVVAYKIAAHAADLARHRPGARDRDDALSRARYNFDWEEQFRLSLDPETARRMHDETLPQDAFKTAAFCSMCGPKFCSMRISEDIRKHAAATASLVQLEPVAAGS, encoded by the coding sequence ATGACGCAGATTGAAATGGCCCGCCAGGGTGTGATCTCCCCGGAGATGGAGCACGTCGCCCGCCGGGAGAAGCTCAGCCCCGAATTGATCCGCTCCGAAGTCGCCCGGGGCCGGATGATCATCCCCGCCAACAAGGTCCACCTCAAGCTGGGCCTGGAGCCGATGGCGATCGGCGTGAAGGCGACCTGCAAGATCAACGCGAACATCGGCAACTCGGCCGTCACGTCCAACGTCGACAACGAGCTGGCCAAGCTCAAGCTGGCCGTCGACCTCGGCGCCGACACGGTGATGGACCTCTCCACGGGCGGCAAGATCGACGCGATCCGCCAGGCGATCATCGCCGCCAGCCCGGTGCCCATAGGCACTGTGCCGATGTACCAGGCCATCCAGCAGGTGAAGAAGGTCGAAGACCTCACCGAGGAAGACCTGCTGGCGAACATCGAGCACCAGGCCGCGCAGGGGGTCGATTACATGACCCTCCACATCGGCATCCTCCGCGATTACATCCCGCTGACGGCCCATCGCCTCACCGGGATCGTTTCGCGAGGCGGGGCGCTGATGGCCCAGTGGATGATCGCCCACAACAAGGAGAACCCGCTCTACACGCGGTTCGACGACATCTGCGACATCATGCGGCAGTACGACGTTAGCTTCAGCCTCGGCGACAGCCTCCGCCCCGGCTGCATCGCCGATGCCTCCGACGCCGCCCAGTTCGCCGAGTTGAAGACGCTGGGCGACCTCACCCGTCGGGCCTGGGCTCGCGGCTGCCAGGTCATGGTCGAGGGTCCCGGGCACGTCCCGATGGATCAGATCGCCATGAACATGGAGAAGCAGGCCGTCGAGTGCGACGAGGCCCCGTTCTACGTCCTCGGCCCGCTGGTGACTGACATCGCACCGGGATACGACCACATCACCTCGGCCATCGGCGCGGCGCTCGCCGGCTGGCACGGGGCCAGCATGCTCTGCTACGTCACGCCCAAGGAGCACCTGGGGCTGCCCGAGGTCGAGGACGTCCGCCAGGGAGTGGTCGCCTACAAGATCGCCGCCCACGCCGCCGACCTGGCCCGGCACCGCCCCGGCGCCCGCGACCGCGACGACGCCCTCTCCCGCGCCCGGTACAACTTCGACTGGGAGGAGCAGTTCCGCCTCTCGCTCGATCCGGAAACCGCTCGCCGGATGCACGACGAGACCCTGCCGCAGGATGCCTTCAAGACGGCCGCGTTCTGCAGCATGTGCGGGCCCAAGTTCTGCTCGATGCGGATCTCCGAGGACATCCGCAAGCACGCCGCCGCCACGGCGTCGCTGGTGCAGCTCGAACCCGTCGCCGCGGGTTCTTGA
- a CDS encoding glycoside hydrolase family 140 protein, which translates to MSRLRGFLPLATLAALSFATARAEEPKHRFPTGVSPDGRYLTGKDGEPFFYLGDTAWELFHRSTREEADRYLADRARKEFTVVQVVALAEFDGHSVPNAYGHLPLVDLDPTRPDVKDGPANDYWDHVDFVVDRANALGLTIGLLPTWGRYWHDPIKDGKPLFNAANAETYGQWIGRRYGGKGVIWILGGDRKVENDEQRAVIEAMARGLRAGEGGHPLITFHPRGGGGSSEYFHKADWLSFNMRQNGHNTDFTGSYENTRKDYDLQPAKPVIDGEPIYEAHPISFNAARNGHSIAADVRRPLYWDLFTGACGHTYGHHSIWQMWQPDRKPINNPLVPWTEALDAPGAAQMKYGRRLIESRPITSRIPDDSLIVVDRVPTSVPGAGRYRFVATRDREGTFAMIYAPIGRAFSVNLKAIKGPRIHVWWFDPRSGLVVDDGEIANTGESRFEPMPWGEALDSVLVLDDASKNYPPPGQPLSKD; encoded by the coding sequence ATGAGTCGCCTCCGCGGGTTCCTCCCCCTCGCGACGTTGGCCGCACTGAGCTTCGCCACCGCCAGGGCCGAGGAGCCGAAGCACCGCTTTCCGACCGGGGTCAGCCCGGACGGCCGTTACCTGACGGGTAAGGACGGCGAGCCCTTCTTCTACCTGGGGGACACGGCCTGGGAACTCTTTCACCGCAGCACTCGCGAGGAGGCTGATCGCTACCTCGCCGACCGCGCCCGCAAGGAGTTCACCGTCGTCCAGGTCGTTGCGCTGGCCGAATTCGACGGACATTCCGTCCCGAACGCCTACGGCCACCTGCCGCTCGTCGACCTCGACCCAACGCGGCCCGACGTGAAGGACGGCCCGGCGAACGACTACTGGGATCACGTCGACTTCGTGGTCGACCGCGCCAACGCTCTTGGGCTGACCATCGGCCTCTTGCCCACATGGGGCCGTTACTGGCACGACCCGATCAAGGACGGCAAGCCCCTGTTCAACGCGGCCAACGCCGAGACTTACGGCCAATGGATCGGCCGCCGCTATGGCGGCAAGGGAGTGATCTGGATCCTGGGCGGCGACCGGAAGGTTGAGAACGACGAGCAGCGAGCCGTGATCGAGGCGATGGCCCGTGGACTTCGCGCCGGCGAAGGCGGGCATCCTCTGATCACCTTCCACCCTCGCGGCGGCGGCGGATCGTCGGAGTATTTCCACAAGGCCGACTGGCTATCGTTCAACATGCGTCAGAACGGTCACAACACCGATTTCACGGGCTCGTATGAGAACACCCGCAAGGACTACGACCTCCAGCCCGCCAAGCCGGTGATCGACGGAGAGCCCATCTATGAGGCTCACCCGATCTCGTTCAACGCCGCTCGCAACGGCCACTCGATCGCCGCCGACGTGCGCCGGCCGCTCTACTGGGATCTGTTCACCGGGGCCTGCGGCCATACCTATGGCCACCACTCCATCTGGCAGATGTGGCAACCCGACCGCAAGCCGATCAACAACCCGCTCGTCCCGTGGACCGAGGCCCTCGACGCCCCCGGCGCAGCTCAAATGAAGTATGGTCGTCGGCTGATCGAATCCCGGCCGATCACCAGCCGGATCCCCGATGACTCGCTGATCGTCGTCGACCGCGTGCCGACGTCCGTCCCAGGCGCGGGCCGCTACCGATTCGTCGCCACCCGCGACCGCGAAGGGACCTTCGCCATGATCTACGCCCCCATCGGCCGGGCGTTCTCCGTAAACCTGAAGGCGATCAAAGGGCCTCGAATCCACGTGTGGTGGTTCGATCCCCGGTCGGGCCTGGTCGTGGACGACGGGGAGATCGCCAACACCGGCGAATCTCGGTTCGAGCCGATGCCCTGGGGCGAGGCATTGGATTCAGTGTTAGTTCTGGACGACGCTTCGAAGAACTACCCGCCGCCGGGGCAACCGCTCTCAAAGGACTGA
- a CDS encoding RNA polymerase sigma factor, whose translation MQKPARRSPAGPLQTLLTLGVVGEETDARLLDVYRGRRTGAEEAFRLLVERHGPMVLSVCRSLVADPAEADDAFQAVFLVLIQRASSIRKGDSLGPWLYGVALRVAKAARRRSRSRAGRLRLVDPTTLEDAVRGSRSTPDASALIHAEIDRLPERERAPLVLCRLEGLTYERAARALGVPEPTLRGRLHRARKRLEERLKAQGVIDSPDSLTPVPLPLALLNAAQSLAAGATSTISASHLAKGAIFAMTLSSLKPVVFSSLATLGVIGSAAVLARQAETYQEPAQEAAPKPTPSEAKPMVSVDAPPQPKMPTKEGPETRDERIRAFLARPFDLDTDGIELETLLKRIKEVSSIEDAPGIPIYVNPLGLFIADLTMTSRVSFHGKNQPLSASLRESLAIAKLGYCVRDGFLMIDSHTGAVEQRLDRLEEKLDALIKKLEVPASTASPAPAPPGARRGPAKASDSTPNRSLNHSTSKGSTRSDMITSLQESPDGRLFVPEDRTYLRRP comes from the coding sequence ATGCAAAAGCCCGCCCGACGTTCTCCCGCAGGCCCATTGCAAACCTTGCTCACGCTGGGCGTGGTCGGCGAGGAAACGGACGCCCGGCTGCTGGACGTCTACCGGGGCAGGCGAACCGGCGCCGAGGAGGCTTTCCGACTCCTCGTCGAACGTCACGGGCCGATGGTGCTCTCGGTCTGCCGGAGCCTCGTCGCCGATCCGGCCGAGGCGGACGACGCCTTTCAGGCGGTCTTTCTCGTGCTGATCCAGCGGGCGAGCTCAATCCGCAAGGGGGATTCGCTCGGCCCCTGGCTGTACGGCGTCGCCCTCCGGGTGGCGAAGGCGGCGCGACGTCGCTCTCGTTCGCGAGCCGGCCGGCTGAGGCTCGTCGATCCAACCACTCTCGAAGACGCAGTCCGTGGCAGTCGGTCGACGCCCGACGCTTCCGCCCTGATCCACGCCGAGATCGATCGACTCCCCGAACGCGAGCGTGCGCCGCTTGTTCTCTGCCGACTGGAGGGCCTGACCTATGAGCGGGCCGCCCGGGCGCTGGGTGTTCCGGAGCCGACACTCCGCGGCCGGCTGCATCGGGCGCGCAAGCGACTCGAGGAGCGATTGAAGGCTCAGGGGGTCATCGACTCGCCCGACTCCCTCACCCCGGTCCCGCTGCCCCTCGCCCTGCTGAACGCCGCCCAGTCGCTGGCCGCCGGAGCGACGTCCACGATCTCCGCCTCACACCTCGCGAAAGGAGCGATATTCGCCATGACCCTGTCTTCTTTGAAGCCCGTGGTTTTCTCGTCGCTGGCGACGCTCGGCGTCATCGGCTCGGCCGCCGTGCTCGCCCGACAGGCGGAGACGTACCAGGAGCCTGCTCAAGAAGCCGCGCCGAAGCCTACTCCCTCGGAGGCCAAACCGATGGTCTCGGTCGACGCTCCACCGCAACCGAAGATGCCGACGAAGGAAGGGCCCGAAACGAGAGATGAGCGAATTCGCGCCTTCCTGGCCAGGCCGTTCGATCTGGATACCGACGGCATCGAACTCGAAACGCTCCTCAAGAGGATCAAGGAGGTCTCCAGCATCGAGGACGCCCCCGGCATCCCGATCTACGTCAATCCGCTGGGGCTGTTCATTGCCGACCTCACGATGACCTCGCGCGTCTCCTTCCACGGCAAGAATCAGCCGCTGTCTGCATCGCTGCGCGAGAGCCTGGCGATTGCGAAGCTCGGCTATTGCGTGAGAGACGGTTTCCTCATGATCGATTCCCACACCGGGGCCGTTGAACAACGACTGGACCGCCTTGAAGAGAAGTTGGACGCCCTGATCAAGAAACTGGAAGTTCCAGCATCGACCGCGTCTCCAGCTCCCGCCCCTCCAGGAGCACGAAGAGGGCCGGCAAAAGCAAGCGATTCAACGCCGAATCGTTCCTTGAACCATTCCACGTCCAAAGGAAGTACCCGGTCCGACATGATTACCTCGCTCCAAGAGTCGCCGGATGGACGCCTCTTCGTTCCGGAGGATCGCACATACCTCAGACGACCCTGA
- a CDS encoding thioredoxin family protein has protein sequence MRSVTMFAALCGGLVLVGAARGEEAKPAKKSIYDATADARAQVEKAAAQAKKDGTRVLLMFGGDWCGWCHKLHTLFREDKEIATILSNEYELVMIDTKAPNAETYLSEASKGLDGVGYPFLAVYDADGKLLKGQKTDPLEEGDHHDPAKVKAFLEEWKVAAKDADAVVSEALAKASSEGKRVFLRFGAPWCGWCHKLDDYLARPEVAKAFADDFVLVKVDVDRMTRGQDVMKKYRPEATSGIPWFVVLDGQGKAHGTADASFGNIGYPFEPKEIDAFVKLMESQGTLDRGQLETLRKNLESAADEIRSQQAKRKAAG, from the coding sequence ATGCGATCGGTGACGATGTTCGCGGCGCTTTGCGGGGGGCTGGTGCTGGTCGGGGCGGCCCGGGGCGAGGAAGCGAAGCCGGCGAAGAAGTCGATCTACGACGCGACGGCCGACGCTCGCGCGCAGGTCGAAAAGGCCGCGGCGCAGGCGAAGAAGGACGGCACGCGGGTCCTCCTGATGTTCGGCGGCGACTGGTGCGGCTGGTGCCATAAGCTCCACACCCTCTTCCGCGAGGACAAGGAGATCGCGACTATCCTCTCCAACGAATATGAGCTGGTGATGATCGACACGAAGGCGCCCAACGCGGAGACCTACCTGTCGGAGGCCTCCAAGGGCCTCGATGGCGTCGGCTATCCGTTCCTCGCCGTCTACGACGCCGACGGCAAACTCTTGAAGGGCCAGAAGACCGATCCCCTGGAAGAAGGCGACCACCACGACCCAGCCAAGGTCAAGGCGTTCCTCGAAGAGTGGAAGGTCGCCGCCAAGGACGCCGACGCAGTCGTGAGCGAGGCCCTCGCGAAGGCCTCGTCGGAGGGCAAACGCGTCTTCCTCCGCTTCGGCGCGCCGTGGTGCGGCTGGTGCCACAAGCTGGACGACTACCTTGCGCGGCCGGAAGTCGCCAAGGCCTTCGCCGACGATTTCGTGCTCGTCAAGGTCGACGTCGACCGCATGACCCGCGGCCAGGACGTGATGAAGAAGTATCGCCCCGAGGCGACCAGCGGCATCCCCTGGTTCGTCGTGCTCGACGGTCAGGGCAAGGCCCACGGCACGGCCGACGCCTCGTTCGGCAACATCGGCTATCCCTTCGAGCCCAAGGAGATCGACGCCTTCGTCAAGCTGATGGAATCACAGGGGACGCTTGACCGAGGCCAACTCGAAACGCTCCGCAAGAACCTGGAATCAGCCGCCGACGAGATCCGGTCCCAACAGGCGAAACGGAAGGCAGCGGGCTGA
- a CDS encoding cytochrome b N-terminal domain-containing protein, with amino-acid sequence MRNLLADWFENRTGLPSRLQSMRDEPLPAGPRWGYVCGSALLAILLIQAFTGLMMMTAYSASSSTAWGSVYYIEKQMWMGWLIRGLHHFGAQTVMVLAVVHLLQVLFAAAYRAPREVNWWLGLILLGLLVGFGHTGYQLPWDQKGYWATKVSTNIAGGAPVIGPYIKTVVVGGNEYGNQTVTRFYGLHVGILPVLLALTLGAHLALRYRHGLKPPADAAEKPKAVPSTYFPDQTFRNALAVTAVLGVMLGLVFWEGGAPLDAPADPSSADYPARPEWYFRFLFQMLKAFPGRLEWVGSIAVPGALMTTLALLPLLDKVIPSKILHFFVCAMAFTIAGGAGYLTLSSFREDAQNPAFHLAREKADKANERALFLASHPDFGIPPEGAGYLMRLDPLTRGSALLEKKCLGCHRLGEQGTDQQSAPDLKDFGSLAWIRGLLEKPDSPTYFGKTPECDGMTSWKKSSKLDAKQLDQVAQFVASFAKIPEGQTVDDWLNTPGVADHPGNELFQKDCGKCHLIDGYTEGGVQDAPDLFAWGSPQWMKRMIRKPGDAALYGYLEDKQRMPASPVDEMPDSDVSMIIRYLKGDYLKPNAP; translated from the coding sequence TTGCGTAATCTCCTAGCCGACTGGTTCGAAAACCGCACCGGACTCCCCAGCCGACTCCAGTCGATGCGCGACGAGCCCCTTCCCGCGGGGCCTCGCTGGGGGTACGTCTGCGGCTCCGCGCTGCTGGCCATCCTGCTCATTCAGGCCTTCACCGGCCTGATGATGATGACGGCGTACAGCGCTTCTTCCTCCACTGCGTGGGGGAGCGTCTATTACATCGAAAAACAAATGTGGATGGGCTGGCTCATCCGAGGGCTCCACCACTTCGGCGCCCAGACGGTGATGGTGCTGGCGGTCGTCCACCTGCTGCAGGTCCTCTTCGCCGCCGCCTACCGGGCGCCTCGCGAGGTCAACTGGTGGCTCGGGCTGATCCTGCTGGGGCTGCTCGTGGGCTTCGGCCACACGGGCTATCAACTGCCCTGGGATCAGAAGGGCTACTGGGCGACGAAGGTTTCCACCAACATCGCCGGCGGAGCGCCGGTGATCGGACCGTACATCAAGACCGTGGTCGTCGGCGGCAATGAGTACGGCAACCAGACCGTCACGCGGTTTTACGGCCTGCACGTCGGCATCCTGCCCGTGCTGCTGGCCCTGACGCTCGGGGCCCACCTGGCGCTCCGGTATCGTCACGGCCTCAAGCCCCCCGCCGACGCCGCTGAGAAGCCGAAGGCCGTGCCCTCCACCTACTTCCCCGACCAGACCTTCCGTAATGCGCTGGCCGTCACGGCGGTCCTGGGCGTGATGCTCGGCCTGGTCTTCTGGGAAGGCGGAGCGCCGCTCGACGCCCCGGCCGACCCGTCGAGCGCGGACTACCCCGCGCGTCCGGAGTGGTATTTCCGGTTTCTTTTCCAGATGTTGAAGGCCTTCCCGGGCCGTCTGGAGTGGGTCGGCTCGATTGCGGTCCCCGGCGCGTTGATGACGACGCTGGCGTTGCTGCCGCTGCTGGACAAGGTGATTCCGTCGAAGATCTTGCACTTCTTCGTTTGCGCGATGGCCTTCACCATCGCCGGCGGCGCGGGCTACCTGACGCTCTCCTCGTTCCGCGAGGACGCCCAGAATCCGGCGTTCCACCTCGCCCGCGAGAAGGCCGACAAGGCCAACGAACGGGCACTTTTCCTGGCCTCCCACCCCGACTTCGGCATCCCGCCGGAGGGGGCGGGTTACCTGATGAGGCTGGACCCGCTCACGCGCGGCTCAGCCCTGCTGGAGAAGAAGTGCCTCGGCTGTCACCGCCTGGGCGAGCAGGGGACCGACCAGCAGTCGGCGCCCGACCTGAAGGACTTCGGCTCGCTTGCCTGGATCCGCGGCCTGCTGGAGAAGCCTGACTCGCCGACCTACTTCGGCAAGACCCCCGAGTGCGACGGCATGACGAGTTGGAAGAAGAGTTCCAAGCTCGACGCCAAGCAGCTCGATCAGGTGGCTCAGTTCGTCGCGAGCTTCGCCAAGATCCCCGAGGGCCAGACGGTCGACGACTGGCTGAATACGCCGGGCGTCGCCGACCATCCGGGGAATGAACTGTTCCAGAAGGATTGCGGCAAGTGCCATCTCATCGACGGCTATACCGAAGGTGGCGTCCAGGACGCCCCCGACCTCTTCGCCTGGGGCTCTCCCCAGTGGATGAAGCGGATGATCCGCAAGCCCGGCGACGCCGCTCTGTACGGCTACCTGGAAGACAAGCAGCGGATGCCCGCATCGCCCGTCGATGAGATGCCGGACAGTGATGTTTCGATGATCATTCGATACCTCAAGGGCGATTACTTGAAGCCGAATGCGCCGTGA
- a CDS encoding QcrA and Rieske domain-containing protein: MNRRDFHRLGTRVLGALVKLAVAVPAAAFLLNPLRRKGDGGSETFESLVPLSQLPVGVPKSFGIVRDQIDGWVKYPKEPAGSVWLVRQPEGVEPAVVAFSAECPHLGCAINMGDDGKHFVCPCHTSAFDIEGKPQNQVPPRPMDRLDVELSKDADPIVRVRFQRFRTLAEEKIPLA; this comes from the coding sequence ATGAATCGACGCGATTTCCACCGCCTGGGGACCCGAGTCCTCGGCGCGCTGGTCAAGCTGGCGGTCGCCGTACCCGCCGCCGCATTCCTGCTCAACCCGCTCCGCCGCAAGGGCGACGGCGGAAGTGAGACCTTCGAATCGCTGGTGCCGCTGAGCCAGCTTCCGGTCGGCGTCCCCAAGTCGTTCGGGATCGTCCGCGACCAGATCGACGGCTGGGTGAAGTACCCGAAGGAACCCGCCGGATCCGTCTGGCTGGTTCGCCAGCCCGAAGGGGTCGAACCGGCGGTCGTCGCGTTCTCCGCCGAGTGCCCGCACCTGGGCTGCGCCATCAACATGGGCGACGACGGCAAGCATTTCGTCTGCCCGTGCCACACCAGCGCCTTCGACATCGAAGGGAAGCCGCAGAATCAGGTTCCTCCCCGCCCCATGGACCGGCTCGACGTCGAGCTGAGCAAGGACGCCGATCCCATCGTCCGCGTTCGATTCCAGCGCTTCCGGACTCTCGCCGAGGAGAAGATCCCCCTTGCGTAA
- a CDS encoding DHH family phosphoesterase yields the protein MIDWTPLADLVEKHDRFLLTTHIRPDGDALGSEVGMAGLLRQKGKDVRVVNTSRTPPRYDYLDPDGTFFEHFSALPAGALDDREVLVILDLSAWSQLGDMADFVRAFPGPKVVVDHHVSQDDLGAVFLKDTSAEAAGTLVMRAVKALGGSLTKEVATGLFTAISMDTGWFRHPNTKPSTLGAASELIEAGAEIDQIYRDLFERNTLARLQLTGEFLSKMKTDLNGRIIYSTVSLADLERTGAIPHDTEDLVDYTVSVRGVEIGFLLMELARGGVKGSLRTRSGVDCAKIAAEFGGGGHKAAAGLTIDAPLPVAVDRVLAAIRKALDPA from the coding sequence ATGATCGACTGGACGCCGCTGGCCGACCTCGTGGAGAAGCACGACCGCTTCTTGCTGACGACCCACATCCGCCCCGACGGCGACGCGCTCGGCTCCGAGGTCGGCATGGCGGGGCTGCTCCGCCAGAAGGGGAAGGACGTTCGGGTGGTGAACACCAGCCGGACCCCGCCGCGATACGACTACCTCGACCCCGACGGCACGTTCTTCGAGCACTTCTCCGCGCTCCCCGCCGGGGCGCTCGACGACCGCGAGGTGCTCGTGATTCTGGACCTCTCGGCCTGGTCGCAGCTTGGCGACATGGCTGATTTCGTCCGCGCGTTCCCCGGGCCGAAGGTCGTCGTCGACCACCATGTCAGCCAGGACGATCTGGGGGCCGTCTTCCTCAAGGACACCTCCGCCGAGGCCGCCGGCACGCTGGTCATGCGGGCGGTGAAGGCGCTCGGGGGATCGCTCACGAAGGAGGTCGCCACCGGCCTGTTCACGGCGATCTCCATGGACACCGGCTGGTTCCGCCACCCCAACACCAAGCCCTCGACGCTCGGCGCCGCCTCCGAGTTGATCGAAGCCGGCGCGGAGATCGACCAGATCTATCGCGACCTCTTCGAGCGGAATACGCTGGCCCGGCTTCAACTGACCGGCGAGTTCCTCTCCAAGATGAAGACCGACCTGAACGGTCGGATCATCTATTCGACCGTCTCGCTGGCCGACCTGGAGCGGACCGGCGCGATCCCGCACGACACCGAGGATCTCGTCGATTACACGGTGAGCGTCCGAGGCGTGGAGATCGGCTTCCTGCTGATGGAACTGGCCCGTGGGGGCGTGAAGGGCTCGCTGCGGACGCGGTCGGGGGTCGACTGCGCCAAGATCGCGGCCGAGTTCGGCGGCGGCGGCCACAAGGCGGCGGCCGGGCTGACCATCGACGCCCCGCTGCCGGTCGCCGTGGACCGGGTTCTGGCGGCGATCCGCAAGGCCCTTGATCCGGCCTGA
- a CDS encoding GDP-mannose 4,6-dehydratase produces MGKAVLVTGAGGFIGSHLTERLVHLGHHVRVLVRYNGRDDRGHLDDLPRDVQAEIEVHRGDLKDPDAVHRAVEGREQVFHLGALIAIPYSYQNPYDVVQTNVNGTAHILDACRRSKKLERVVLTSTSEVYGTAQYVPIDEKHPLRGQSPYAATKIASDALGESYFRSFSTPVCVLRPFNTFGPRQSARAIIPTIISQALTRPVVKLGRLDPRRDLTYVKDTAEAFIAIAACDAALGRVVNVGRGSDVSIGDLVEKVGAILGKTIEVQTESDRLRPPASEVERLLAGTSLAQTLWKWRPRYSLDEGLAETVEWIKKNLDRFRPDEYTT; encoded by the coding sequence ATGGGCAAGGCGGTCCTGGTGACGGGCGCGGGCGGGTTCATCGGCAGTCACCTGACGGAACGCCTGGTGCACCTGGGGCATCACGTCCGCGTTCTCGTCCGCTACAACGGCCGGGACGATCGCGGTCATCTGGACGACCTTCCGCGCGACGTTCAGGCCGAGATCGAGGTCCACCGCGGCGATCTCAAAGACCCGGACGCCGTTCATCGGGCCGTTGAGGGCCGCGAACAGGTCTTCCACCTCGGCGCCCTGATCGCCATCCCCTACTCGTACCAGAACCCGTACGACGTGGTGCAGACGAACGTCAACGGCACGGCGCACATTCTGGACGCCTGCCGGCGCTCGAAGAAGCTGGAGCGCGTGGTGCTGACCTCGACCTCCGAGGTTTATGGCACCGCTCAATACGTTCCCATCGACGAGAAGCACCCGCTGCGGGGCCAGTCTCCCTACGCCGCGACCAAGATCGCCTCGGACGCGCTGGGCGAGAGTTACTTCCGCTCGTTCAGCACGCCGGTCTGCGTCCTTCGCCCATTCAACACGTTCGGGCCGAGACAATCGGCGCGGGCGATCATCCCCACGATCATCAGCCAGGCGCTCACCCGGCCGGTGGTGAAGCTCGGCCGGCTCGACCCTCGCCGCGACCTGACCTACGTCAAGGATACGGCCGAGGCTTTCATCGCCATCGCCGCCTGCGACGCCGCCCTGGGCCGGGTCGTGAATGTGGGAAGAGGCTCCGATGTGAGCATCGGCGACCTCGTCGAGAAGGTGGGCGCGATCCTCGGCAAGACGATCGAGGTTCAGACCGAGTCCGACCGGCTCCGTCCCCCCGCCAGCGAGGTCGAGCGGCTGCTCGCCGGGACGTCGCTGGCCCAAACCCTCTGGAAGTGGCGGCCGCGATACAGCCTGGACGAAGGGCTGGCCGAGACCGTCGAATGGATCAAGAAGAACCTCGACCGCTTCCGCCCCGACGAATACACGACCTGA